One segment of Streptomyces roseifaciens DNA contains the following:
- a CDS encoding MFS transporter, which yields MRKILLLALGSFTLGLDAYVMAGLLPAIADDTGTDVALAGQLVTAFTLAYAVSAPLFASLLSGRRPRAALIAALAVFTIANGLTALAPGFGFLIAARVAAGAGAGLYSALSTAAASSLVPAERRGRALALVMGGMSAGTVLGVPLGVLLAEHTGWRATLWLVTALGAAALAGLAALLPPLPAPPVAVAARERLAALADRAVAPVVAVSFLAAVASLGLYTYLAPVMESAGGGHGVTPYLWAWGVGGVLGSLAAGPLVDGGARPRALAGVVLAGIAVAQAALPLLAPVPLAAGLALVLWGAAGWALQVPQQHRLLTLRPGRGTVVLALNNSALYLGSAVGSALGGLALSAGLRPSALPWAAAAAAGAGLLLHALAGARSGGGASGRVSGGTTGGAAGGATRAGNERTGDRSPAVSPSTLGDHEHS from the coding sequence GTGCGCAAGATCCTGCTGCTGGCCCTGGGGTCCTTCACCCTGGGCCTCGACGCCTACGTCATGGCCGGGCTGCTGCCCGCCATCGCCGACGACACCGGGACGGACGTGGCCCTCGCCGGGCAGCTGGTGACCGCCTTCACCCTCGCCTACGCCGTGTCCGCGCCGCTCTTCGCGAGCCTGCTCTCCGGCCGCCGGCCCCGCGCCGCCCTGATCGCGGCCCTCGCGGTCTTCACCATCGCGAACGGCCTCACCGCGCTCGCGCCGGGCTTCGGGTTCCTGATCGCCGCCCGGGTGGCCGCCGGGGCCGGGGCGGGGCTGTACTCGGCGCTGTCCACGGCGGCCGCCTCCTCGCTGGTGCCGGCGGAGCGGCGCGGCCGGGCGCTCGCCCTCGTCATGGGCGGGATGAGCGCGGGCACGGTGCTGGGCGTGCCGCTCGGCGTCCTGCTCGCCGAGCACACCGGCTGGCGGGCCACGCTGTGGCTGGTCACCGCGCTGGGCGCGGCCGCCCTCGCGGGCCTCGCGGCGCTGCTGCCGCCGCTGCCCGCACCGCCCGTCGCCGTGGCCGCCCGGGAGCGGCTCGCGGCCCTCGCGGACCGGGCCGTCGCGCCCGTCGTCGCGGTCTCCTTCCTCGCGGCCGTCGCCAGCCTGGGTCTCTACACCTACCTCGCGCCGGTCATGGAGTCGGCCGGCGGCGGGCACGGCGTCACCCCGTACCTGTGGGCCTGGGGCGTGGGCGGCGTCCTCGGCAGCCTCGCCGCGGGGCCGCTCGTCGACGGGGGCGCCCGGCCGCGGGCGCTGGCCGGGGTGGTGCTGGCGGGGATCGCCGTCGCCCAGGCGGCGCTGCCCCTCCTCGCGCCCGTCCCGCTCGCCGCCGGGCTCGCGCTCGTGCTGTGGGGCGCGGCCGGCTGGGCGCTGCAGGTGCCCCAGCAGCACCGGCTGCTCACGCTGCGGCCCGGCCGCGGCACCGTGGTCCTGGCCCTGAACAACTCCGCCCTCTACCTGGGCAGCGCGGTCGGCTCCGCGCTCGGCGGGCTCGCGCTCTCCGCGGGCCTGCGGCCGTCCGCCCTGCCGTGGGCCGCCGCGGCCGCCGCCGGGGCCGGTCTGCTGCTCCACGCCCTCGCGGGGGCCCGTTCCGGCGGGGGCGCGAGCGGGCGCGTGAGCGGGGGTACGACCGGAGGTGCGGCCGGGGGTGCGACCCGGGCGGGAAACGAGCGGACCGGGGATCGGTCCCCGGCGGTGTCCCCCAGTACCCTTGGAGACCATGAGCACTCTTGA
- a CDS encoding DUF3039 domain-containing protein, protein MSTLEPERGAGTGTLVEPTPQVSHGDGDHERYAHYVQKDKIMESALSGSPVVALCGKVWVPGRDPKKYPVCPMCKEIFDGMGAGGDKDKGGKGGDKK, encoded by the coding sequence ATGAGCACTCTTGAGCCCGAGCGCGGGGCAGGGACCGGCACCCTCGTAGAGCCGACGCCGCAGGTGTCGCACGGCGACGGCGACCACGAGCGCTACGCCCATTACGTCCAGAAGGACAAGATCATGGAGAGCGCGCTCTCCGGTTCCCCGGTCGTCGCCCTCTGCGGCAAGGTCTGGGTCCCGGGTCGCGACCCGAAGAAGTACCCGGTCTGTCCGATGTGCAAGGAGATCTTCGACGGCATGGGCGCCGGCGGGGACAAGGACAAGGGCGGCAAGGGCGGCGACAAGAAGTAG
- a CDS encoding extracellular solute-binding protein: MTPSGRRSSARAALAAAALFLTACAPSTSVGGARGDDSTGRLRVWLFREVDNKPKAAVVDKAVADFAREHRGVSVDVTYIPVETRAQRIKAAFNDPASAPDVIEYGNTDTAGYVRDGGLADVTADFAAWPEAKDTDPAARRSVTVDGKVYGAPLFVGVRALYYRTDVFRELGLRPPRSQAELAETARRVHRERPGMYGLVVGGAYTYGALPFLWANGGALAQQKGRKYTAAIDREDAKKGIAAYTGLFGDHNCPPAKCAQMGGNATVEAFASGKAAMAIGGDFSHRAVENGKARGKYAVVPLPGAEEGSIAPAFAGGNNIGVLKGSSHRTLAVALMRTLTGKRTQSELFDAMGFLPTYTDVRREAARRQPFVEPFVKTLTAGAAFVPVTPAWAAIDAGQVLPTMLQEIVSGRRSVDAAASAAARKMNAAFRAAG; the protein is encoded by the coding sequence ATGACGCCGTCCGGCCGTCGCTCGTCCGCCCGGGCGGCCCTGGCAGCGGCCGCCCTCTTCCTGACCGCCTGCGCCCCCTCGACCTCCGTCGGCGGCGCCCGCGGCGACGACAGCACGGGACGGCTGCGCGTCTGGCTCTTCCGGGAGGTCGACAACAAACCCAAGGCCGCCGTCGTCGACAAGGCCGTCGCCGACTTCGCCCGGGAACACCGCGGCGTCTCCGTCGACGTCACCTACATCCCCGTCGAGACGCGCGCCCAGCGGATCAAGGCCGCCTTCAACGACCCCGCGAGCGCCCCCGACGTCATCGAGTACGGCAACACCGACACCGCCGGCTACGTGCGCGACGGCGGACTGGCCGACGTGACCGCCGACTTCGCCGCCTGGCCCGAGGCCAAGGACACCGACCCCGCCGCCCGCCGCTCGGTGACCGTGGACGGCAAGGTCTACGGCGCACCGCTCTTCGTCGGCGTGCGCGCCCTCTACTACCGCACCGACGTCTTCCGCGAGCTCGGCCTCCGGCCGCCGCGCAGCCAGGCGGAGCTCGCGGAGACCGCGCGCCGCGTCCACCGGGAGCGGCCCGGGATGTACGGGCTCGTGGTCGGCGGCGCGTACACGTACGGGGCCCTGCCCTTCCTGTGGGCCAACGGCGGCGCGCTCGCGCAGCAGAAGGGCCGGAAGTACACCGCCGCGATCGACCGCGAGGACGCGAAGAAGGGCATCGCCGCGTACACCGGCCTGTTCGGCGACCACAACTGCCCGCCCGCCAAGTGCGCGCAGATGGGCGGGAACGCCACCGTCGAGGCCTTCGCATCGGGCAAGGCGGCCATGGCCATCGGCGGCGACTTCAGCCACCGGGCCGTCGAGAACGGCAAGGCCCGAGGCAAGTACGCGGTCGTCCCGCTGCCGGGCGCCGAAGAGGGCAGCATCGCCCCCGCATTCGCGGGCGGGAACAACATCGGTGTCCTCAAGGGCAGTTCCCACCGCACGCTCGCCGTCGCCCTGATGCGGACCCTCACCGGCAAGCGCACCCAGTCCGAGCTCTTCGACGCCATGGGCTTCCTGCCCACCTACACGGACGTGCGCCGGGAAGCGGCCCGCAGACAGCCCTTCGTCGAACCCTTCGTGAAGACGCTCACGGCGGGCGCCGCCTTCGTGCCCGTGACCCCCGCCTGGGCCGCCATCGACGCCGGGCAGGTCCTGCCGACGATGCTCCAGGAGATCGTGAGCGGCCGCAGGAGCGTGGACGCGGCCGCCTCGGCCGCCGCGCGGAAGATGAACGCCGCCTTCAGGGCGGCGGGCTGA
- a CDS encoding carbohydrate ABC transporter permease translates to MRTRGKAVRTRAGAAAARPRSRWTPWLYLAPALVLIGGLLVYPVYELGLISFLEYTQAQVSGGRPTSFQGFGNYAALFGDAQFREVLVTTVVFAAACVLSTLAVGCALAVLLTRVRALPRLALMAAALGAWATPAVTGSTVWLFLFDPDFGPVDKALAWLGLSGFEGYAWTYDRYSAFALVLLEVVWCSFPFVMVTVYAGIRAIPREVLEAAALDGASQWRVWRGVMAPMLRPILVVVTIQSVIWDFKVFTQIYVMTNGGGVAGQNLTLNVYAYQKAFASSQYSLGSAIGVVMLLILLAVTLGYLRLLRRQGEEI, encoded by the coding sequence ATGCGAACCCGCGGCAAAGCGGTGCGTACCCGGGCCGGAGCAGCAGCGGCGCGCCCCCGCAGCAGGTGGACGCCCTGGCTCTACCTCGCCCCCGCCCTCGTCCTCATCGGCGGACTGCTGGTCTACCCCGTCTACGAGCTCGGCCTCATCTCCTTCCTGGAGTACACGCAGGCCCAGGTCAGCGGCGGCCGGCCCACCTCCTTCCAGGGCTTCGGCAACTACGCGGCCCTCTTCGGCGACGCCCAGTTCCGGGAGGTGCTCGTCACGACGGTCGTCTTCGCGGCCGCGTGCGTGCTCTCCACCCTTGCCGTCGGCTGCGCGCTCGCCGTGCTCCTCACCCGCGTGCGCGCCCTGCCCCGCCTCGCCCTGATGGCCGCCGCGCTCGGCGCGTGGGCCACGCCAGCCGTCACCGGCTCGACGGTCTGGCTCTTCCTCTTCGACCCCGACTTCGGGCCCGTCGACAAGGCGCTCGCGTGGCTCGGCCTGTCCGGCTTCGAGGGCTACGCGTGGACGTACGACCGCTACAGCGCCTTCGCGCTCGTCCTCCTCGAAGTCGTCTGGTGCTCGTTCCCCTTCGTCATGGTGACCGTCTACGCGGGCATCCGGGCCATTCCCCGCGAGGTCCTGGAGGCGGCCGCCCTGGACGGCGCCTCGCAGTGGCGCGTCTGGCGCGGGGTCATGGCACCGATGCTCCGGCCGATCCTCGTCGTCGTCACCATCCAGTCGGTCATCTGGGACTTCAAGGTCTTCACCCAGATCTACGTGATGACCAACGGCGGCGGGGTCGCCGGACAGAACCTGACCCTGAACGTCTACGCCTACCAGAAGGCGTTCGCCTCCTCGCAGTACAGCCTCGGCTCGGCCATCGGAGTCGTCATGCTGCTGATCCTGCTCGCCGTCACGCTCGGATACCTGCGGCTGCTCAGGCGCCAGGGGGAGGAGATATGA
- a CDS encoding carbohydrate ABC transporter permease: MSFPRFAGVRFPRVRRPWRLAAEAAALLTAVVVAFPLYWMVLSAVKPAGEVQSEHPRPWTSEPSLDAFRRVFGQQDFARYFLNSLLVAGTVVVVSAVVAFLAATAVTRFRFRFRTTLLVMFLVAQMVPVEALTIPLFFLLRDAGQTVPGIGLNTLGSLILPHIAFSLPFAIWMLRGFVRAVPEALEEAAYLDGASRARFLWQILFPLVFPGLVATSVFSFISTWNDFLFAKSFIVSATENSTLPMALLVFFKDEGNDWGGIMAASTVMTVPVLVFFVLVQRRLVSGLGGAVKD; this comes from the coding sequence ATGAGCTTTCCTCGTTTCGCCGGCGTCCGCTTCCCCCGCGTCCGCCGCCCGTGGCGCCTCGCCGCCGAGGCCGCCGCCCTGCTGACCGCCGTCGTGGTGGCCTTCCCGCTCTACTGGATGGTCCTGTCCGCGGTGAAACCGGCGGGCGAAGTGCAGTCGGAACACCCCCGCCCCTGGACGTCGGAGCCTTCCCTGGACGCCTTCCGCCGCGTCTTCGGCCAGCAGGACTTCGCGCGCTACTTCCTCAACAGCCTGCTCGTCGCGGGCACCGTCGTCGTGGTCTCCGCGGTCGTCGCCTTCCTCGCCGCGACCGCCGTCACCCGGTTCCGCTTCCGGTTCCGGACGACGCTGCTCGTCATGTTCCTCGTCGCCCAGATGGTGCCGGTCGAGGCCCTCACCATCCCGCTGTTCTTCCTCCTGCGCGACGCGGGGCAGACCGTCCCGGGCATCGGCCTCAACACCCTCGGGTCGCTGATCCTGCCCCACATCGCCTTCTCGCTGCCCTTCGCGATCTGGATGCTGCGCGGATTCGTCCGGGCCGTGCCGGAGGCGCTGGAGGAGGCGGCCTACCTCGACGGCGCGAGCCGTGCCCGCTTCCTGTGGCAGATCCTCTTCCCCTTGGTCTTCCCCGGGCTCGTCGCGACGAGCGTCTTCTCCTTCATCTCGACGTGGAACGACTTCCTCTTCGCGAAGTCCTTCATCGTCAGCGCCACGGAGAACTCCACCCTGCCGATGGCGCTCCTCGTCTTCTTCAAGGACGAGGGCAACGACTGGGGCGGCATCATGGCGGCGTCGACCGTCATGACCGTCCCGGTACTCGTCTTCTTCGTACTCGTACAGCGGAGGCTCGTGTCGGGCCTCGGCGGAGCGGTGAAGGACTGA
- a CDS encoding beta-N-acetylhexosaminidase, which yields MSHSESSLGDLIPAARESTPVVGPGRRRLSVLDAATCIEARPGTEGVARWLRATVGAATGLPLPDGEEVEGGDNCISLRISPELESELGPEGYTVFNSGYGVHIQGGSAAGVFWGAQTLRQLLGPEAFRRAPVTGKREWAVPAVAIQDSPRFAWRGVLLDVARHFLPKDGVLRYLDLLAAHKLNVLHLHLTDDQGWRIEILRHPRLTEVGAWRPRTKAGHRASPLWDERPHGGYYTQDDIREIVAYAAERHITVVPEIDVPGHSQAAIAAYPELGNADVVDTAALTVWDTWGVSPNVLAPSDATLAFYEDVLTEVLDLFPSTFVHIGGDECPKDQWKASPAAQARIRELGLADEDELQSWFVRHFDRWLAARGRRLAGWDEILEGGLAEGATVSSWRGYAGGVAAARAGHDVVMCPEQQVYLDHRQAPGTDEPVPIGYVRTLEDVYRFDPVPPGLTGAEAARILGAQANLWSEVTENQQRVDYQAFPRLAAFAEAVWSDLPAPAERDHRAFERRMTAHYARLDALGVDYRPPGGPRPWQRRPGVLGRPIEGAPPIV from the coding sequence ATGAGTCATTCCGAATCGTCCCTGGGGGACCTGATCCCCGCCGCCCGGGAATCCACCCCGGTGGTCGGCCCCGGCCGCAGGCGGCTCTCCGTCCTCGACGCAGCGACGTGCATCGAGGCCCGGCCGGGCACCGAGGGCGTCGCACGCTGGCTCCGTGCCACCGTCGGCGCCGCCACCGGGCTCCCGCTTCCGGACGGCGAGGAGGTCGAGGGCGGGGACAACTGCATCAGCCTGCGCATCTCGCCTGAACTGGAATCCGAGCTCGGGCCCGAGGGCTACACCGTTTTCAACAGCGGATACGGGGTGCACATCCAGGGCGGCAGCGCGGCCGGGGTCTTCTGGGGCGCCCAGACCCTCCGTCAGCTGCTCGGCCCCGAGGCCTTCCGGCGGGCGCCGGTCACGGGGAAGCGCGAGTGGGCCGTGCCGGCGGTCGCCATCCAGGACTCGCCACGGTTCGCCTGGCGCGGCGTCCTCCTCGACGTCGCCCGCCACTTCCTCCCCAAGGACGGCGTGCTGCGCTACCTCGACCTCCTCGCCGCGCACAAGCTCAACGTCCTGCACCTGCACCTGACGGACGACCAGGGCTGGCGCATCGAGATCCTGCGCCACCCCCGGCTGACGGAGGTGGGCGCCTGGCGTCCGCGCACCAAGGCCGGGCACCGGGCCTCGCCGCTGTGGGACGAGCGGCCGCACGGCGGGTACTACACGCAGGACGACATCCGCGAGATCGTGGCGTACGCGGCCGAGCGGCACATCACCGTCGTCCCCGAGATCGACGTCCCGGGACATTCGCAGGCCGCCATCGCCGCGTACCCCGAGCTGGGCAACGCCGATGTCGTCGACACCGCCGCCCTGACGGTGTGGGACACGTGGGGCGTCAGCCCGAACGTCCTCGCCCCCTCCGACGCCACGCTCGCCTTCTACGAGGACGTCCTCACCGAGGTCCTCGACCTCTTCCCGTCGACGTTCGTGCACATCGGCGGCGACGAGTGCCCCAAGGACCAGTGGAAGGCGTCGCCGGCCGCACAGGCCCGGATCCGGGAGCTGGGCCTGGCGGACGAGGACGAGCTGCAGAGCTGGTTCGTCCGGCACTTCGACCGCTGGCTGGCCGCGCGCGGCCGGCGCCTCGCCGGCTGGGACGAGATCCTCGAAGGCGGCCTGGCCGAGGGCGCCACCGTCTCCTCCTGGCGGGGCTACGCGGGGGGCGTCGCCGCCGCGCGGGCCGGACACGACGTCGTCATGTGCCCCGAGCAGCAGGTGTACCTCGACCACCGGCAGGCGCCCGGTACCGACGAGCCCGTACCCATCGGCTACGTCCGCACCCTGGAGGACGTCTACCGCTTCGACCCCGTGCCGCCCGGCCTCACCGGCGCCGAGGCCGCCCGCATCCTGGGCGCCCAGGCCAACCTCTGGAGCGAGGTGACGGAGAACCAGCAGCGCGTCGACTACCAGGCCTTCCCGCGCCTGGCCGCCTTCGCCGAGGCCGTCTGGTCGGACCTGCCCGCGCCCGCCGAGCGCGACCACCGCGCCTTCGAACGCCGTATGACCGCCCATTACGCCCGGCTCGACGCCCTGGGCGTGGACTACCGGCCGCCCGGCGGCCCCAGGCCCTGGCAGCGCCGCCCGGGCGTCCTCGGACGCCCGATCGAGGGCGCGCCCCCGATCGTGTGA
- a CDS encoding FAD binding domain-containing protein, which translates to MTTHAPQAAHTVTLPGSLDEAVAALAAMPAAVPVAGGTDLMAAVNSGLLRPAGLVGLGRISEIRGWQYQDGHALLGAGLTHARMGRPDFAALIPALAAAARAAGPPQIRNAGTLGGNIASAAPTGDALPVLAALEATLVIAGPGGSRREIPVGHLLTGYEMLAPGELIGYVRVPLLHAPQTFLKATGRTGPGRATASVAVVLDPARRGVRCAVGAVAPMPLRPLDAERWVASLIDWDGERTLAPEACAAFGDYVAAACIPDPAPAPDGGEPGTLPPAALHLRRTVATLARRALGRALA; encoded by the coding sequence TTGACCACGCACGCACCGCAGGCAGCGCACACGGTGACGCTGCCGGGCTCGCTCGACGAGGCCGTGGCGGCGCTGGCCGCCATGCCCGCGGCCGTGCCCGTCGCGGGTGGCACCGATCTGATGGCCGCCGTCAACTCCGGGCTGCTGAGGCCCGCCGGGCTCGTCGGCCTCGGCCGCATCAGCGAGATCCGCGGCTGGCAGTACCAGGACGGCCACGCCCTGCTCGGCGCCGGCCTCACGCACGCCCGGATGGGCCGCCCCGACTTCGCGGCGCTCATCCCGGCGCTCGCGGCCGCCGCCCGCGCCGCCGGCCCGCCCCAGATCCGCAACGCCGGCACCCTCGGCGGCAACATCGCCTCCGCCGCGCCGACCGGTGACGCCCTGCCCGTCCTCGCCGCCCTCGAAGCCACCCTCGTCATCGCGGGCCCCGGCGGCAGCCGCCGCGAGATCCCCGTCGGCCACCTCCTGACGGGCTACGAGATGCTCGCCCCCGGCGAGCTCATCGGCTACGTCCGCGTGCCCCTGCTGCACGCCCCGCAGACCTTCCTCAAGGCCACCGGACGCACCGGCCCGGGCCGCGCCACCGCGTCCGTCGCCGTCGTCCTCGACCCCGCCCGGCGGGGCGTGCGCTGTGCGGTGGGCGCCGTCGCGCCCATGCCGCTGCGCCCGCTCGACGCCGAGCGCTGGGTCGCCTCCCTCATCGACTGGGACGGCGAGCGCACGCTCGCCCCCGAGGCGTGCGCCGCCTTCGGCGACTACGTCGCCGCGGCGTGCATCCCGGACCCCGCGCCCGCTCCCGACGGCGGGGAGCCGGGCACCCTGCCGCCCGCCGCGCTGCACCTGCGTCGTACGGTGGCGACTCTGGCCCGCCGAGCACTGGGGAGGGCACTCGCGTGA
- a CDS encoding (2Fe-2S)-binding protein, giving the protein MSDEQRQAHAAGPVGWQPIPRGGEYDEGTTFLQLPPELLAHPGAAMNGTGAWDPLAAAGSGGYTPPSTDSWQQAPAAAGAGVQGQWGAPGAYGQGHGHGQGHGDAGGHESGHQGGYEPVSETSEAHGGVHGGAHDGAYGETYGEGVHVGGAHGGAQGGGLHDGGLHDGGLHDGGLYDSGVHDAGVHDAGLHDGGLHDAGLHDGGVHGSGAHDGGHHDGALHDGALHDGGADPHATAEWPAPGAGSTGQWSVPAAGDDPVDESGEYLVRGAAPEAPAAPVTPPAPWSAQPVDDSWRQSLAAATPAAGTPVPGADTGQWSVPVLPGDAADAADTSGEYARDGFPGAAAESSASALPGEPPAVDATSTFTVPAYVSDVTGTSDNPGGVATPGTAGTEHEPPAASAFVSASASAFASEEPSSAAEPEPEPAGQPEGSVAEHGQEQQPAPHSQHAVHAESFAHPGPAEQHAQPTLPEQFVPPQGSPDAADAVAAEAVGADAVAEEAASPAAPADGPERDQDASGADADPGAGIPEHAIPGPGIPAHDTLGAGDPLGAADPLGSAGHPAGSAGHPVESIGHPAGSTDHPAGSTGHPLDLSDPLGVPQNEHPCTSYVLRVNGTDRPVTDAWIGESLLYVLRERLGLAGAKDGCSQGECGACSVQVDGRLVASCLVPAATTAGAEVRTVEGLAVDGRPSDVQRALAECGAVQCGFCVPGMAMTMHDLLEGNHAPTERETRQAICGNLCRCSGYRGVLDAVRQVVGEREATAAQELQDAEAQQHEVQPDADQARIPHQAGPHGGGSGKATTA; this is encoded by the coding sequence GTGAGTGACGAACAGCGACAGGCCCACGCCGCCGGCCCGGTCGGCTGGCAGCCGATCCCGCGCGGCGGGGAGTACGACGAGGGCACCACGTTCCTGCAGCTGCCCCCGGAGCTCCTCGCGCATCCGGGCGCAGCCATGAACGGCACCGGCGCCTGGGACCCGCTGGCCGCGGCCGGCTCGGGCGGCTACACCCCGCCCTCCACCGACTCCTGGCAGCAGGCACCGGCGGCGGCCGGTGCGGGGGTGCAGGGGCAGTGGGGCGCGCCTGGGGCTTACGGGCAAGGGCATGGACACGGGCAAGGGCATGGGGACGCGGGTGGCCATGAGAGTGGCCATCAGGGCGGCTACGAGCCGGTGTCCGAGACCTCTGAGGCCCATGGCGGGGTCCACGGTGGTGCGCATGACGGCGCCTACGGTGAGACGTACGGCGAGGGCGTGCACGTCGGTGGCGCCCATGGTGGCGCCCAGGGTGGTGGCCTTCATGACGGCGGTCTGCACGACGGCGGTCTGCACGACGGCGGTCTGTACGACAGTGGCGTGCACGACGCCGGTGTGCATGACGCCGGGCTTCACGACGGTGGGCTTCACGACGCCGGGCTTCATGACGGTGGCGTGCACGGCAGCGGGGCTCACGACGGCGGTCACCATGACGGTGCCCTCCACGACGGTGCCCTCCACGACGGTGGTGCCGACCCGCACGCCACGGCGGAGTGGCCGGCGCCCGGTGCCGGCTCGACGGGCCAGTGGTCCGTGCCGGCCGCGGGCGACGACCCCGTCGACGAGTCCGGTGAGTACCTCGTCCGCGGTGCCGCCCCGGAGGCGCCCGCGGCGCCGGTGACGCCGCCGGCTCCCTGGTCGGCGCAGCCCGTCGACGACTCCTGGCGCCAGTCGCTGGCCGCGGCCACCCCGGCCGCGGGTACGCCCGTCCCGGGCGCCGACACCGGCCAGTGGTCGGTTCCGGTTCTGCCCGGGGACGCGGCGGATGCGGCGGACACGTCCGGCGAGTACGCGCGGGACGGCTTCCCCGGCGCGGCCGCGGAGAGTTCCGCTTCCGCCCTGCCCGGCGAGCCTCCGGCCGTGGACGCGACGAGCACGTTCACCGTGCCGGCGTACGTCAGCGACGTCACCGGTACGAGCGATAATCCGGGCGGGGTCGCGACGCCGGGGACGGCCGGGACGGAGCACGAGCCGCCCGCTGCTTCCGCCTTCGTTTCCGCCTCCGCTTCCGCCTTCGCCTCCGAGGAGCCGTCGTCCGCGGCGGAGCCGGAGCCGGAGCCCGCGGGACAGCCGGAGGGTTCCGTTGCCGAGCACGGGCAGGAGCAGCAGCCTGCGCCGCACTCGCAGCATGCGGTGCACGCCGAGTCGTTCGCCCACCCGGGCCCGGCCGAGCAGCACGCCCAGCCGACGCTGCCCGAGCAGTTCGTACCGCCGCAGGGATCGCCGGATGCGGCCGATGCCGTAGCTGCCGAGGCCGTGGGGGCCGATGCCGTGGCGGAGGAGGCGGCGTCGCCCGCCGCGCCCGCCGACGGCCCCGAGCGCGATCAGGACGCCTCCGGTGCCGACGCCGACCCGGGCGCCGGCATTCCGGAACACGCCATCCCCGGCCCCGGCATCCCGGCGCACGACACCCTCGGCGCCGGCGATCCCCTCGGTGCCGCCGACCCCCTCGGGTCCGCAGGCCACCCCGCCGGGTCCGCAGGCCACCCCGTCGAGTCCATCGGTCACCCCGCCGGGTCCACAGACCATCCCGCCGGGTCCACCGGTCACCCCCTCGACCTCTCCGACCCCCTCGGCGTCCCGCAGAACGAGCACCCCTGCACGTCCTACGTCCTGCGCGTCAACGGCACCGACCGGCCCGTGACCGACGCCTGGATCGGCGAGTCCCTGCTCTACGTCCTGCGCGAGCGCCTCGGCCTCGCCGGGGCCAAGGACGGCTGCTCGCAGGGCGAGTGCGGGGCCTGCTCGGTCCAGGTCGACGGGCGGCTCGTCGCGTCCTGCCTCGTCCCGGCGGCCACCACGGCCGGCGCGGAGGTCCGTACGGTCGAGGGCCTGGCCGTCGACGGCCGGCCGTCCGACGTGCAGCGGGCGCTCGCCGAGTGCGGCGCCGTGCAGTGCGGCTTCTGCGTGCCCGGCATGGCGATGACCATGCACGACCTCCTCGAGGGCAACCACGCCCCGACCGAGCGGGAGACCCGTCAGGCCATCTGCGGCAACCTCTGCCGCTGCTCGGGCTACCGGGGCGTGCTCGACGCGGTCCGGCAGGTCGTCGGCGAGCGCGAGGCGACCGCGGCGCAGGAGCTTCAGGACGCGGAAGCGCAGCAGCACGAGGTGCAGCCGGATGCGGACCAGGCCCGTATCCCGCACCAGGCGGGCCCGCACGGCGGGGGCAGCGGAAAGGCGACGACGGCATGA